From a region of the Helianthus annuus cultivar XRQ/B chromosome 5, HanXRQr2.0-SUNRISE, whole genome shotgun sequence genome:
- the LOC110940526 gene encoding subtilisin-like protease SBT2.6, whose amino-acid sequence MMRTVESVFTVVILLGVLGFGKSEVYIVTMEGEPVISYKGGVNGFEPIAVESDEKIDFSSDLVTSYASHLEQRHDTLLETLFDDGDYKKLYSYKHLVNGFAVHISPQQAEMLRRTPGVKSVDRDWKVRKLTTHTPQFLGLPTGVWPTGGGFDRAGEEIVIGFVDSGIFPHHPSFQNTITEPYGPVPKYRGKCEVDPGTKKSFCNGKIVGAQHFAAAATAAGEFNPEVDFDSPLDGDGHGSHTAAIAAGNNGIPVQVQGFEFGKASGMAPRARIAVYKALYRMIGGYVADVVAAIDQAVYDGVDILNLSVGPNSPPATTKTTYLNPFDATLLSAVKAGVFVAQASGNGGPLAKTIVSYSPWIASVAAAVDDRRYKNHLTLGNGKVLAGLGLSPSTSPNQKFTLVAANDVLLDSSVGKFSPSDCQRPEVLNGNIVKGNILLCGYSFNFVSGSASIKKVSETAKSLGAVGFVLAVENASPGTKFDPVPVGMPGILITDVSNSMDLIDYYNVSTSRDWTGRVKSFKAVGSIGDGLEPVLHKSAPMVALFSARGPNIKDYKFEDADLLKPDILAPGSLIWASWSPNGTDEANYEGENFAMISGTSMAAPHIAGIAALIKQKHPHWSPAAIKSALMTTSTTLDRAERPILAQQYAGSEAMTFVPATPFDYGSGHVNPRAALDPGLVFDAGYEDYLGFLCTTPGIDSREIGNYTHQPCNYTLGHPYNLNYPSITVSHLVGTQTITRTVTNVDEEESYTITARMAPAIAIETSPPAMTIGPGASQKFTVTLTVRSATGSYSFGEVVLKGNRGHKVRMPVVAMGYDH is encoded by the exons ATGATGAGGACAGTTGAGTCTGTTTTTACAGTTGTAATTTTACTTGGGGTGTTGGGATTTGGGAAATCAGAGGTGTATATTGTAACTATGGAAGGAGAGCCTGTGATAAGTTACAAAGGGGGTGTTAATGGATTTGAACCAATTGCTGTCGAATCTGATGAAAAGATTGATTTCAGTAG TGATTTGGTTACATCGTACGCTAGTCACCTTGAACAAAGGCACGATACGCTTCTCGAAACATTATTCGACGATGGAGACTACAAAAAGCTATACAGCTACAAACATCTCGTCAACGGTTTTGCTGTTCACATTTCGCCACAACAG gcAGAGATGCTTAGGCGAACACCGGGTGTGAAATCCGTGGATAGAGATTGGAAAGTGAGGAAACTCACGACACACACCCCACAATTTTTGGGCCTTCCGACTGGAGTTTGGCCCACTGGTGGTGGGTTTGACCGGGCTGGGGAGGAGATTGTGATCGGGTTTGTGGATTCGGGTATTTTTCCACATCATCCAAGCTTTCAAAATACGATTACCGAACCGTATGGCCCGGTTCCTAAATACAGAGGGAAATGTGAAGTTGATCCCGGTACGAAAAAGAGTTTTTGCAACGGAAAGATTGTTGGTGCACAACATTTTGCAGCTGCTGCAACGGCTGCCGGTGAGTTTAATCCTGAAGTTGATTTCGATTCTCCTCTTGACGGTGACGGGCATGGAAG TCACACTGCCGCAATTGCTGCGGGCAACAACGGTATCCCTGTGCAAGTACAAGGATTTGAATTCGGAAAAGCAAGTGGAATGGCCCCTCGCGCAAG AATTGCTGTTTATAAGGCACTCTATCGGATGATTGGAGGATATGTCGCTGATGTCGTCGCTGCCATCGATCAG GCGGTGTATGATGGTGTTGACATACTGAACCTCTCGGTTGGGCCTAACAGTCCACCTGCCACCACAAAGACCACATATTTAAACCCGTTTGATGCCACACTTCTCTCGGCTGTTAAAGCTGGAGTTTTTGTTGCACAAGCATCTGGAAACGGAGGCCCGTTAGCCAAAACTATAGTGTCTTATAGTCCGTGGATTGCatctgtggctgctgctgttgatgACCGCAGATATAAAAATCATTTGACTCTAGGAAATGGGAAAGTATTAGCTGGCCTCGGTTTATCAC CTTCTACGAGTCCAAATCAGAAGTTTACCCTGGTCGCCGCTAATGACGTCCTGTTGGATTCATCGGTTGGGAAGTTTAGCCCATCAGACTGCCAGAGGCCCGAAGTTTTAAACGGAAACATTGTGAAAGGGAACATCCTTCTGTGTGGTTATTCCTTCAACTtcgttagtggttctgcttcaaTTAAAAAAGTTTCCGAAACAGCCAAAAGCCTCGGTGCAGTGGGGTTTGTTCTTGCTGTAGAAAATGCATCTCCCGGTACCAAATTTGACCCCGTACCCGTTGGCATGCCCGGGATTCTCATCACTGATGTCAGCAACTCTATG gATCTTATAGATTATTATAACGTCTCTACTTCAAGAGACTGGACGGGACGCGTGAAGAGTTTTAAGGCAGTTGGAAGCATCGGAGATGGATTGGAACCCGTACTTCATAAATCTGCTCCAATGGTAGCACTATTTTCTGCTCGAGGCCCGAATATAAAAGATTATAAGTTTGAAGATGCGGATCTTTTGAAACCTGATATTCTAGCACCAGGTTCTTTGATATGGGCTTCTTGGTCTCCAAACGGAACAGACGAGGCTAATTACGAAG GAGAAAACTTTGCGATGATCTCGGGAACTAGCATGGCCGCACCACATATAGCCGGAATCGCAGCTCTGATAAAGCAAAAGCATCCTCATTGGAGTCCTGCTGCCATTAAGTCGGCCTTGATGACGACCTCAACCACACTTGACCGGGCCGAGAGGCCCATTTTGGCCCAACAATACGCAGGTTCTGAAGCAATGACTTTTGTGCCGGCAACACCTTTCGATTACGGGAGTGGCCATGTTAATCCCCGTGCTGCTCTGGATCCCGGCCTCGTGTTCGATGCAG GCTATGAAGACTATTTGGGATTTTTATGCACAACACCTGGAATCGACTCTCGTGAAATAGGAAACTACACGCACCAACCGTGTAACTACACCCTCGGTCATCCGTACAATTTAAACTATCCGTCCATCACCGTTTCCCATCTGGTGGGAACTCAAACCATAACACGGACCGTCACAAACGTTGACGAAGAAGAGAGCTACACCATCACTGCTAGAATGGCACCAGCCATCGCCATTGAAACAAGCCCTCCTGCTATGACCATAGGACCAGGTGCGTCACAGAAGTTCACCGTGACGCTCACGGTTCGATCAGCCACCGGGAGCTATAGTTTCGGGGAGGTTGTGTTGAAAGGGAATAGAGGGCACAAGGTGAGGATGCCGGTTGTAGCCATGGGTTATGACCATTAG
- the LOC110938814 gene encoding uncharacterized protein LOC110938814, whose amino-acid sequence MGACFSSKTEVTSKAIRVVHLDGSLEHYDDPATVDQVINNFPKHFLCTPIQILQDGLVPLKLDHQLEAGQIYFVLPNSTLKFNASPMDLTSLTRKLTNIAKNRRCACPAKLVSVSPSASPSWDPKASSPSRFLDQRFGGGVKDVGNTRKSPQWKPNLATISERSLNQRNVCLGDEHFGNFHVVE is encoded by the coding sequence ATGGGTGCTTGTTTTTCGTCGAAAACGGAGGTTACATCAAAGGCCATAAGAGTGGTGCACTTGGATGGTTCATTGGAACACTATGATGATCCAGCCACAGTTGACCAAGTGATCAACAACTTCCCCAAGCATTTTTTATGCACTCCAATCCAGATTTTGCAAGACGGTTTGGTACCACTCAAGCTCGACCATCAACTCGAAGCGGGTCAAATCTACTTCGTGCTCCCTAATTCTACACTTAAATTCAATGCTTCTCCGATGGACTTGACCTCTTTGACAAGAAAGCTCACCAACATAGCCAAAAACCGACGTTGTGCTTGTCCAGCCAAATTAGTCTCGGTAAGTCCTTCGGCTAGCCCCTCATGGGATCCAAAGGCTAGTAGCCCAAGCCGGTTTTTAGACCAGCGGTTTGGTGGTGGAGTGAAGGACGTGGGAAACACACGCAAGTCACCTCAGTGGAAGCCGAATTTGGCTACGATTAGTGAAAGATCACTTAACCAAAGAAACGTATGTCTAGGAGATGAGCATTTTGGAAATTTTCATGTAGTTGAATAA